The following proteins are encoded in a genomic region of Oncorhynchus keta strain PuntledgeMale-10-30-2019 chromosome 35, Oket_V2, whole genome shotgun sequence:
- the LOC118368097 gene encoding prolyl hydroxylase EGLN3-like isoform X1 → MSNIALEGDDHSLEVSSKGKVTVNNDEDKSREGVLPCGLRKPRSYRPKSKDHKRLNPHKLVLQYIVPCMNSYGLCIVDNFLGNKIGERVLQEVRHIHQGGKMQDGELAGGNFGKNKSIRGDKIAWVEGTETGCENLGFLLTRMDKLITYADGKLGSYKIKGRHKAMVACYPGKGTGYVKHVDNPNADGRCITCIYYLNKNWNPQEHGGILRIFPEGKSYVADVEPLFDRLLFFWSDRRNPHEVQPSYATRYAITVWYFDSEERAEAKRRFRDLTASTQDPDGSSTP, encoded by the exons ATGAGCAATATTGCACTGGAGGGGGATGACCACAGTTTGGAAGTGTCCTCAAAGGGTAAAGTCACTGTTAATAATGATGAAGACAAGTCGAGGGAGGGGGTCTTGCCGTGTGGCCTCAGAAAACCCCGCAGTTACAGGCCAAAATCTAAAGACCATAAAAGGCTTAACCCTCACAAATTAGTTTTGCAATATATTGTGCCATGTATGAATTCATATGGTCTGTGCATTGTGGACAATTTTCTCGGAAACAAAATTGGAGAGCGCGTTCTACAAGAAGTCCGACACATTCACCAAGGTGGAAAGATGCAAGACGGGGAACTTGCAGGTGGAAACTTTGGCAAAAATAAATCCATTCGAGGTGATAAAATTGCGTGggtggaagggactgaaacagGTTGTGAAAACCTTGGGTTTCTATTGACAAGGATGGATAAACTCATCACCTATGCCGACGGTAAACTGGGAAGCTACAAAATTAAAGGGAGGCATAAG GCGATGGTGGCGTGTTATCCAGGAAAAGGGACAGGATATGTGAAACATGTGGACAATCCCAATGCTGACGGTCGCTGCATCACCTGTATCTACTACCTCAACAAAAACTGGAACCCCCAG GAGCATGGAGGAATTCTTCGCATTTTTCCCGAAGGCAAATCCTATGTTGCAGATGTTGAGCCCCTGTTTGACAGACTGCTGTTCTTTTGGTCAGATAGAAGGAATCCACATGAGGTGCAGCCTTCATATGCAACAAG ATATGCTATAACCGTGTGGTATTTCGATTCAGAAGAAAGGGCAGAGGCAAAGAGACGGTTTAGAGACTTAACAG CCTCCACCCAAGACCCGGACGGAAGCAGTACTCCCTGA
- the LOC118368097 gene encoding prolyl hydroxylase EGLN3-like isoform X2: protein MPLLQHVMDTELERLAVDQIVPSLLDQGFFYVDNFLGELVGHFVLNQVKEMHYSGVLQDGQLAGPGPFGVSKINIRGDKIAWVNGGEKRCEAIHLLLTLIDKLVSLCIGRLGKSIIRERSKAMVACYPGKGTGYVKHVDNPNADGRCITCIYYLNKNWNPQEHGGILRIFPEGKSYVADVEPLFDRLLFFWSDRRNPHEVQPSYATRYAITVWYFDSEERAEAKRRFRDLTASTQDPDGSSTP, encoded by the exons ATGCCTCTTCTGCAACATGTAATGGACACAGAGTTGGAGCGGTTAGCCGTGGACCAGATTGTCCCATCTCTACTGGACCAAGGATTCTTTTACGTAGACAACTTTCTAGGAGAATTGGTTGGGCACTTTGTTTTGAACCAAGTGAAAGAGATGCACTACTCTGGAGTTCTGCAGGATGGACAGCTGGCTGGTCCTGGCCCTTTTGGGGTGTCCAAAATAAACATTAGAGGAGATAAGATAGCCTGGGTCAATGGAGGTGAAAAGAGGTGCGAGGCTATTCACCTCCTTCTGACATTAATCGATAAGTTGGTTTCTCTTTGCATCGGTCGACTTGGGAAAAGTATAATTCGAGAAAGATCGAAG GCGATGGTGGCGTGTTATCCAGGAAAAGGGACAGGATATGTGAAACATGTGGACAATCCCAATGCTGACGGTCGCTGCATCACCTGTATCTACTACCTCAACAAAAACTGGAACCCCCAG GAGCATGGAGGAATTCTTCGCATTTTTCCCGAAGGCAAATCCTATGTTGCAGATGTTGAGCCCCTGTTTGACAGACTGCTGTTCTTTTGGTCAGATAGAAGGAATCCACATGAGGTGCAGCCTTCATATGCAACAAG ATATGCTATAACCGTGTGGTATTTCGATTCAGAAGAAAGGGCAGAGGCAAAGAGACGGTTTAGAGACTTAACAG CCTCCACCCAAGACCCGGACGGAAGCAGTACTCCCTGA